The following is a genomic window from Sciurus carolinensis chromosome 3, mSciCar1.2, whole genome shotgun sequence.
CCTCCTGAGTATTTGTAATCTGGGGAACTGTTTCCTGCTCCTGGGCACAGGGCAGGGTATTTGTGCCACCCCTCTGCTCACGGCACACTCAGTTCATAAATTCTTTATTGATGTGTTTTTCTTCACCTCCAGCACTGCTCCTCAGCCCTGTAAAATTCTAGAGGAGCTGTAGCTAAAAAGGAGGGCACAGGTTCAGTTGTCCTATTCACCTTAAGGAAGTAGGAGAGCGTGGAGGGTCCAGCCCAGATGTTTATGATTCAAATGTGGGTAGTCAGAGGAAAGCAGGTTTTCTGGGGCATGGAGTTTTCACCAGCACTGGGTCCACAGAGGCTGCTGTCCCCCAAAGGGAAGCTAGGACCTGGCTCAAGTAGAGGTAGGGGGAGGGCAGAAGATCCTGGCTTCGAGTCCTTGGGCCCACAGGAAGGGAGGACAGCCCTACTGTTGTTCTTGACTCGAGGCTCCTCAGACCCAAACCTTCCCCGGCGTAGGAACAGCTTGGGACCCGGGTGAGGCCCGAGTTTGCCGTGGCTGCGGGACCCGCCGGCGCCGATAGAGCGCCCGGCTGTAGGGCACGAGGCAGTCGGCCAGGCGGAGGCGTAGACAGAGGCGGCGGTAGCTGGCTAGGGCAAGCACGAGCAGCGGGACGAGGAGCAGGAATCCGGTAACCAGCAGGGCGGTGAAGCCCGGGTCCCGCAGGTGCGCGGTGCAAGGGGGTGCCTGGGAGCGTAGGAACTGTGAGGAGAAGAGGCGTCAGGCCCAGGCCAACCTGAACCACACTATGCCCAGAGTGGGAACAGTCCAGCCCAGGCGCAGAGAAGTTGCGGCCCACAGACCCCCTGCCAGCATCACCACACAAGACCATGTCACatacgcgcgcgcgcgcgcgcacacacacacacacacacacacacacacacacacacaagcacgcACGCACTAGGGCGCATGCTTACCTGGGAGTGGCAGAGGAAGCCGAAGCCTAGCATGGTGACAGCGGGTAGCAAGATGGTCCCCAGCACCAGCGCCAGCAGGAGGAGATTGAAGGCAGCCACCATTAGGTTCTGAGCGGTTACCAGCACAGCGCAGGCCCAGCAGTCCAGGGGATCGCGGGGCTCTGGGCTGCCGCTGAGAACGGGTCGCTGCGCCCCGGGGACATCCGCCATGGCCTGGCTGGCTCCCGCCGGCCCGGCTACGGCCCTTATAGCCCtctttcctgcccctcccccgacccatcctctccccaccccaccccccttaTCCTGGAATGCGGCTCTAGGATTAGGCACCCCCATCCCAAGGAGCAGACCAGAGTTCTGGACATTCCACAGGCGCCCCTGGGAGGGGCTCGCCTTGCCAGGGTCTGCGCAGTCCCTCCCCATCAATCATGTTCTTGCGGCCCTCCTCCCGGTACGCTCCCCTGCTATCACCAGCACGTTATCAAAacaggattttctttcttcttttatttttaatattaatattctcaCACAAAAAAATCACCGAAAATAGGGATAGGGTTGGGAAGACCCCTCTGCCCCTAGGGCAGAGAGACAGTGCAGTGCGAGGGGGCGGGACTGTAAACCCCCCACCCCTCCGCAGCCCCAGCggggaggaaaaaacaaaaacaaaaagccccaAGCTCACGCTGGGGTGTCCCTGCCCCAGTGAAGCCGTGGGCCTGGGCTGTTTcacgcttaaaaaaaaaaggtggggtggTGAAGAaggtctgtgttttaaaaattggcCGGGGCTGGAGAGGACGGGGTTCCttttcctcatagttctttctttaaaacttttaaatttttttatttatttattattattttttttttacaaaataccATTTCAGTTCCCACTTCTTCCCCTACAGTACAGGAGTCGCTCACCCTCAGGCGGGGTTGGGGTCAGGTTGGGAGTGGGGGACTGGTCCAAGAAAGTGCAGGACGTAGGGGAGGGGAGCGGGTTTGAGCACCATGAGAGCCCGGCTGGAGCCGCGGACGGACGGGCTGGCGAAGACCGACGGGCTGAGCCCGGAGGACACACATTGGGGTGCGGGGACAGcccggggtgggggggggggcagtccCCGGAGGGGCAGGTGGGATGACTTGGGGGATGGGGGAGGTCGGGTTTtcccaaaaatgaataaatagaggtGAGTGGGACTgttataaattaaaaaccaaaaacaaacaaaaaagaacaaaaaaatacaaatcataaccaAGTGAATAAAAAGACATGTACGGGGGTCACAGCTAGCattggaagtaaaaaaaaaaaaaaaaggttctgggGGAGGGGTAAAGCCCATAGAAAGAATCTCATTAAAAACCTCGGCTGCCTTAACATTTATGTACATACACTAGCCGCGTGCATcagcgggcgggcgggcgggcgacTGGCAGGCGTGAGGGAACCCGTATGTGACCCCCGCCGCCGCCGGAGCCTGGTCCTTGTGTCTGTTGCTAGAAAGGCCAAAGTCGGTGAGGGGAGGCGCTGGTGGACGAGGGGCTGCCAGCCCCCTCCCccgtctcccattttttttttttttccttttttcctcatatttgtttaaaaaaatttttttcttaataaattaagTGAGGGGAGCTGCCAATAGGGTGGAAGGGCTGGGCCCGACCCCCTTCCCGGCCAAAGGCGGGACCTAGGTCCAGCCCAGGCATGTGCTGGTGGCCCCACAGCGCCCTGCGGGGCGGGCAGGCGAGCGGGGCATCCGGCTTCATCGCGACGAGCTGGCGGGGGCCTGCAGAGAGAAAAGTGGACAGAAAAGTGAACCGGGGCTCAGGTGCCAGCACTGACTGGCCCCAGGCTGCCCTCTCTGTCCGTTCCTGAGCCCCTAGCCCACGCTTCTAGCGCTCACCAGCGTGAAGGCGTCGTAGGCCTGAGCCAGCTCCTCAGTGCGGTACTGCTCCAGCACCACTACGCCCTGTAGGCCTGCGCTGCGACGCCGCGCACAGCCCTCGCAGTGCACCAGGTATGTGTTGCGGCTGCCATTCTCACTCGTCACGAACAGGATATTGAATACCTCCACCTGGTCAGGAGGAATTGTCAGTCACCAGCAGGGTTGGCCACGGTGGGCCccaggcaggggagagggagagcgTCTTCACTCACATCGCACTCGTTGCAGTAGTAGGCGGGCTCGTCCTTGACTCGGCCCTGGTATGCTATCTTCTTCCCTGCCCGCACCAGGCTCTCACGTTGCACTTGGCAGTGCTTCATGGATTGCAGGAGACAGAACCTGGAGAGGAACCCGGAGGAGATGTTGACACAAGGCTGGGGCATGGGCACATGGGGTCAGAGTTCAGAAAGCCCCATAGACTTCCCCTGGGGAGCCTTCCCTCTTCATGGCTGGGTCACATCCACTGTCCTGGGCATGTCAGTTTAaatttcaagggctggggatgtatctcagtggtagaatgtttgcctaacTTAACCTGCTCCAGGgtctcagttcaatccccagtaccacaaaaaataaataaaaataaaataataattagaaatttcaaatagttttgcctattttgcctgtttggaaaataaaagtcCTGAGGGTAGGAACTTTGCCAGTCTCCCCAGTACAGTAACACTGTGGGCACACTGCAGGCATGGATGGAGAAACAGGTAAAGAATAGGGTAAAGCCAgatatcaagaacaaaagcaggGACTAGATCAGGTGGAGGTGGGCTCCCACCCAAACAGGGCCCTCACTTGATCATCTTGAACAAGTCGGGGTCGCTGATTTTGACCGTGCGGGCCACATTCCAGGACACATGAATCATGGGCACAATGGATTTGACGTTCTTCACCTCGTTCCACTCATATCGTTCCAGGGCCAGCTGGTACTGATAGGCTGCAGGCCAGAGGGAGTCACCACAATATTCTTAAACAGCCCCCAGCCACCTAGGCCTGAGCCCCTTCCATGGTAGCTGGGCCGCCCTCCAAGACCACTCCACCCCAACAGTACTCACACCCCATGGGTCCCACCCTCTCACCGGTGAGGGGCCCCACATTCCAGGCAATGTTGTTGCACCAGCCAGTGGCCTGCACCCAGTGCACAGTTCCCGCATTAATCCACACAAGGTCTCCAGGGCGCTGCACAAAGCGGTACACAGGGATATTGGAAGCATAGAGGTCATCCAGAATTGGCCACCAGGAACCCGTCAAGTAGTCCACGCCGTGCCTGCAATGTGGGCAGACAAAGGGTCAGGTGGGAACCTTGGGGACCTAGGAACGGGAAGCAGTGGGGTGACTAGAGAAGGGACAGTGCGCACCGGTCACAGAAGGCGCTGATGGTCTCCCAGTAGTGCTCGTGCACTGCAAACCATTCGCAATCACCTGGGCCAATGTTAATGTTGACGGAGCAGAAATTGTTGTTCTCTTGGTGGCCtgcagagggagacagagaacGGCATGACTGGCCTGACAGAAGCCTGTGCTCTGGGTAACGCCGCCTTTGGCCTTTATTGGCTGATGGCTGAGGCCGCCGCTAGTCCCTCCTCCCGAGCAGAGCACTTTGTGCTTGGTTCTGTGAGCTCAGCCAGAAGCTCACCTGGTGTTCGGCTGCCAGGAACTTTCATGTACAGCTGTACGGTATTCATGCCCAAGATGGTGTGGCCCACGTGGCTGAGCATGTTGCCTGTGGATGTTACCCGCATGAAAGCCGGCAGCTTCAGCAGCTCCTGCAGCTGGGGCTTCCACCTGTGGGGCAAGGGGGCAACCCAAATGAGAGGGTAACCTCCACACTGTCTGCCCAGCAGCACTCCTGCCCCAGTTTTGCTGCCTCAACCCCACTGACCGCTTGGCATCAGAGAGGTCGATATTGGTGCCAAATTTGATGATGTGATGGTTCTTCGGGTCTGGTGCACTGCTGCTGGAGCAAGAGCATAGGTTGGTGGAGAGGGCATAGGGAACAGGAGCCATGCAGAGAAGAGACACAGCTATGCCTTACCTAGGAGGAGTTCCTGTGGTGCTGTCTGGCTCCTCGGACTCCTCATCCTcactctccttctcctcctgctcagCCAGACAGGCAGGCATTCTTGAATCAGTGACCTTTCTGGAGCCCTCCCACTGCAGCCTCTGATCCTGGCATACCTCCTTCTACCCATGATCCCCCCTCACCTGTAACGACTCCTGGAAGGAGGAGGCCTGGTACTGTGCATACTTGGCAATGGTGGTGTGGGAACGAGAGCTCTCACAGGGCCAGATCTGTCGTGTGCCAGTCAGGTCCCAGTTCTCATCTGAGGGCTGCTGTACCTGTGTGCGCACCTCGACGGTgtgctcaccactcgcctccacCAGCGTCTTGGTGGAGAAGAGGCCCAAGTCTGCAAGGGAGGGCCAAGCAGGGAGTCGGGGCAGAGGCAAAGGACATGGACTGAAGACCCAATTCACCCTTTCCTTTCCTACTGCCCAAGTCTCTGACAGGATGGACATAGGTTTGGCAGAATTCAGCCCAAAGGAATGGGCAAGAACCCAAGCCCCAAAATTTTTGAGGCTGAGAGGGCTAGCCTCTCTGGATCCTCGCCAGCCCCATTCCTCCCATGGCTGCTCCAGGTCCTAGTCCTTTGACCAGAGTCCTCACTTCTGGATATGGCCACATGTGCACAGTACttagcacacagtaggcactcagtgAATGGCAGCTTAAATTATCATGGTGTCCAATTTAGTCAAATGAAAGCCTGTAATATGCTTCAAATAACTCAGTGAGGGTAAGCGTATGGGTATAAAGGACTGACCTTTGTATGTCCATGTTTCACATTTTTCACAATTAAAggttgaaaaacaaaatccaaaccaTAGGTCTTTTGGGGTTTACAATCTGGTTTGTCGTTATTGTTGTTTTGCTGCTGTGTAAGTGAtctaatcactgagctacatccctgctcATTCTTAATCATGAAGAAAATCCTAAGTGATTCTAAATAGAACCTGAGATACATCCCCATCCCAGTGGGTCACTGCTGGGGACAGAtaagacaaaaggaagaaaagcctGAGGCTGGCTGACACATCACTCGGCACTCCTCAAATACAGCCTACATGTGATAGGGTACAATGACTATAGAACTCTATAGTCATTGTCCAGGATCTCCAAGTTATGGGGATTTTCTGGGGGTTCCACACATCCCAGATCCTTGTAGTCCTCCCCATACTTTCTGCACCTCCCATACTCACTGAGCCGCAGGGAGCCTGCCAGGCCTCGGATCACTGTGATGGGATTTCGAGGATCTGTACAAAACTGCAGCAGCACTGGTGAGAAGGCATCCCGTTTGCTCTCCAGCTGAGAGATGACCAGGAGCAGCTGGAGTCAGAGCCCTGTCCTCAGGCTCTGAGTTCCCCAACCACCCCAACACTGTCCAAGAGGACGCATGGCTCACATACATAGATGCTGGGTGTAGGAGGGTTGAGTTTTTCCCGGGGCAGTTTCTCCTCAGTGTTGATCTTCGGTTTCACAGACTGGGCAGGGGAAAGGTAGGACTCTCGAAATTTCCCTTTTACCTTGGCATTCCTGTGAGAGGAAGACAGAAACACCAGGGTGATATGGGGAGGAGCCTATCCCCTGGCCATGTTCGGAGCCTTGGGATCAAGAGCACCCAACTCACTTGCTGGCACGCACAACATCAGCAGCACAGTGGCTAATGGTGAGGTCTGCCATGCGCAATCGCCGCTCTTCTACCTCAGAGGCTATGAAGGTCTCCTTGTCACCACTCTCTACCTTGATGAGCCTGATCTTCAGCTCCTTGGGGGGCCCCTCACTAAGTGAGCGCAGCTTTAGCATGTCAGCACGACTGACACCTGGGGGCCCTGGAGTTTCCTCTCGAGCCTTCTTCCCAGGGACAGAGGCTGATGGGGgtgtgggctgggcagagggagcAGGAGTTGGTGGAGGGGCAGGAGCTGTGGGTGGCTTGGCCTTGGATGCCCCACCAAGATCAGGTCGGGCCTTCTCCCGACCCTGGATCTCCTTGCTCTGTAGGTCCAGGTTCCCTAGCACCCGGCGGCTCTTTTCTTTGGGGGTCTTGGTCTTGGCCTTGGCCCTCCCCTCACGGGGCCGCCGACCCACACTGTCCTTACAGGCCCTCCTGTGCCTACGATGCTCCTTCTGGTGCTCCTTCTGATGTTCCTTCTGCCGCCGCTTGCCACTACCTGGTCCCGTTGCTACCACAGCCACCACCCCACCACTTTCCTCCTTGGTCTGTGCAGAAGGCATCAGTCGCTCAGTTCCACTGTCCACTGGGTCTGCAGTGTCCACTGGGTTGATGGCACTCCGGCCCACCCGCTCCACAAGGGTCTCACAAGCCCGACTGATCTCTTCTAGCACCTCAGACTCAGAGCGAGCAGGGGGCAGTGGCAAGGGTGGGGGTGGCTGGGCAGGGGTCACCGGGCCTGGAGCTGGCTCTTCACCAGCCCTGCGCTCCCGGGCCCAGGGCCCGCCTGAGGTAGAGAACTGAGATGACGAGGAAGCAGAGGGCTGTGGGGAGCCCTGGGCGCTAGGGACCACTGAGGTGGGTGGTGGGGCGGTAGCACCTGATGGGGGACCAGGGGAATACTGAGTGGTGGGCAAGGGCCCAGTTCGGGTGGAAACAGCTGTTCCAGTCCCCCGATAACAGTACTTTTGTCCCTCCAGCACAGAAGCCAAGGATTTGAGCAAGCTGGCTGGATTGGCTGGTGGGGGCAGCGGGGGCTGTTGTGGTTGTGGCTGGGGAGGCGGAGGGAACTTGGctagaggtggtggtggtggcagggctggtggtggcttctcctcttcctgggtggtggtggtggtggtggtggtggtggtggtagtggtggtggcaGAAGCTGTGGCAGCAGTGGTGGTTGGGACTGTGTCGCTGGGGAATGGAGGCTGCAGAGATGCAAAGGGTTCCTTCAGCGGGGGTGGAGGGACCACGcctgcctcctgctgctgctgttcctcctcctttctaATTGATTCATCCAGCATCTTCATGATGTTAGCCAGCCCATCCGGTAGAATCTTGAACTCAGCCGGCTCCTCAAATTGGTCCTCCAGTGGGGTTGGGGGAAAATCAAAGAGTCGTGGGCCTCTTGCAGGCAGCTCCCCAACCCCAGGCGTCACAGGCTGGGGGGCTTTACTCAGGGGGCCTGGGGGTGGCCCTGGCCCCACCTCGGGGGTCTTTGGGAAGGAGACCCTGGGCCGGGGGCTCTCCGGGCGCCTGAAGCTTCCTGAGGTATTTTGGTGGCAGGATGAGGGAGGAGCTGGAGGCAGGGCAAGAGTCAGGGGTGCAAGAGGTGGGTCCTGGGGACTCAGTGTTGGGCTGGGTGGCCGGGGAAGGGAGTCCATACTTCTGGCCAGATAAGGAGGTGGGGGAAAGGGCACAGGCCCAGtagggctgctgctgctgtggctgccattgttgctgctgctgctactgctggtGGTTGAGGGAGTGGTAGGGGTGTGTGAATCCTGAGTGCCCACAGAAAAGCGGGGGGCTGGAGGCCCCAAAAAGCCCTCGCGGTGGGGAAGGTGGGGAGGGCGAGGGGGCCCCTCAGCCCCAAAGAAGAGCTCTTCTAAGATCTCTCCATCCTCTCGGGTTGCCCGGCAAGCCTGGCCCTTCAGCcaggcagggggtggggtggggcgtAAGAGGCGGGGACaggggggtggaggggaagagggGGGTCCAGGTGGCAGGGACAGGTggggagcagcagcaggagccgCCAAGAACGGTTTTCGACTGTTGTGTGCCGAGGACCCTAGGCGACCCTGGTGAGGGGAGACCTCCAGCGCAGGAGTTTGGTAATGGTCAGCGCCAGGCTGCAATATAGGATGGAGTGGTCAGAGTGCTGCTCTGGCCACCTCATAAAAGCTCCACCCCATTCTCCACCATAGTTGATCACTCACAATGCCTGGGTTGGGCTCCACACCCCGGAGACCggtgttgctgctgctgctactgctgctgctggtggtacTGGGGAGGCCAGGGGGCCGGGAAGGGGCGTAAGGCACGCAGGCGGTAGTTGCTGCTGGTGAAACGCTGGAGTCCATCCGCGACCTCTGAACTCTGCTCTCTCTAAGGTCACTTCCGGGGGGAcgggtggcaggcaggcagccaTGGCTCTCTGCTCCTGGGGGGCgggggctggggcctgggggtGTGGCTGGGACCAGCCGGTGACTGGGGGGGTGCGCAGTGTAGGCTGGAGCTGGGTATGGATATGGGTGAGGCAGCGAGTGCCGCTGCTCCTGTGGGAGATAAATGAGGATGCAAGGTAAGAATGGAAGGTGCTGAACTTACAGGTAAAAGGCCACAAGCAAAAGACCTGGGCTTACCTGGCGCTCTGTAGGTGCTGAACCCTTGCGCTCAGGGCCCCAGGCATCTCCGTGCAGGGTACTCCATAGCCCTGGCTTGGCCAGCTGAAATGGGGAGCTTGTAGCCAGGCCAGacaggggtggtggtggtggtggtggtggtggtggtggtaatggtggtggagGCAGTGGCAGCCCTGGGGGAAGGCCAGTCTAGAAGAGAAGAGTGTGTGAGAATCCTACTCCTTGTCCCAGACCTGTGTACTCTCTGCCTGCTTGCCCACCTATAACCATACCTGTTCAGAACTGCAGCCTCTCCTGCGTTTGCCTCCAGGGCTAAGGCCCTCCTCCCCTGAGGGACCTGAAAGTGCTGCAGGAGGAACAGGCTGCACCACTGGGGGTTCAGCAGCTCGCTTCACAGGGGGACCCCCTCGCTTAGCTCCATAGTTCCGCTTGTGCTGAGAACAAAATCAAGTAAGAGAATGGCATGGGTGCAGGCCTAGCCCAGCCCTCTTCCCTAGCCCCACTTAGCCCCATGCTCACCTCAAGGTGCAGCAAGTTCCACACTTGCTCCAGAGGAGGAAGGATCTTGGCTCTGTGCTGGCAGGAGCCAGTATGAAAGTTCCAGAGCTGAGCCTGAGGGgtcaaaaggcagaaaaaggcaTAAGGTGGGGGCACTGAGCTGAAGGCACATTCTTAGCCAATTAGGTCCTGTCTTATCCCACCTGCTGCAGTCGGCCAATGCGGGGTCCCAGCTCAGAAAAGTTTCCTCCATATCGAAGGGAGCTGTGGTAACAGCGTATGGCCTCCTCATTATCATGTTCTGACTCATACAGCTGCCCAAGTTGATCCCACAGCCCTGGCTGGGCTGGCTCCCGGAGCAATGCCTGCACACAGCCATGCAAGGATTCCAGCTTTCCATGGAGGGGTCTTGGGGCGGGTGTCCTAAAGAACAGAAGGGACTCAGAAAGGTTAGGTTTCAGGGAAATCTTTTGAGGCCCCAGTCTTACATCCCACCCCAGAACTTTTGAATCCCCCACTCACCCTGGAGCATAATATGGTTTGTTGGGATGTCCAGAGCTACTGCCGTGTGAAGTGGGTAGGGGAGCAGGGAGTGGGGGCTGCCCGATGCTGGCTGAGCATCTGGAAAAAGAAGAGGTATATTATGTACCACAAGAAGGAACAGTCTTGTCCTCTAGGAACTAGGGGacagagaataagaaaaaccGAAAATGGTACTGAAGCCCACAATAATGGTAGAAACCCATACAGAATGGTACAGAGAGTGACGGATAGAGAAGATAGGAAGAAGAGTACTGGGAGGTGGTTCAAGTTCTCACCTGCCTCCAGGCAGCCATGCGCCTCGAGGAGGGGGATGGGGCGGGCAGGAGCTCCAGGCCCCAGCACAGCTCAGGCCCCCAAGGGCAAAGGCTTCCCGTGCAGTGCGGGCCCCTGGAGGGTCCACTGCCCGATGCATCCAGCCTAAGTAGAAGATGAGATTGTGTTATTACTGGAGGCAAAAGCAGAGCTGCCAGTGTACACCCAGCCAACCCAGTCCGTCCTTCCCTTACCAGGTCAGCAGTGGCCCCAGGAGCCCTGGAGATCGGGCACGGCCCCCTGCCCCAGCTCTCTGGGAAGCTGGGAGGATGGTCGGGCTCCAGCCGCTGACAAGAGTGCCCACTGTTCCCAGATGGCAGCCCCTAGACTTTCACAGCCAATTCTACAGACAGGAGTAAAAAGAGTGCAGTGAGTTGGCCAGTACACAGGGCCCAGGGGCTGGATTGGGATGCCTGTAGCACCCACAGGTCTGGCTTTTGTTCAGGGAGTATGAGTCTGAGGGGAGACCCATCCAGCCTAAGGAGCCCCTGGAAGCCCAGAAAAATAGTGTAACTGTAAGTTTGGAGAAGCAGGGAGCAGACAGTGGGTGCGACCCTGTGGATGCGCTGCCTGCTAGGCTTCAACTCCAGGGCCAACCCTGCTGACCCACAGGACTTCAACATTGCTGCTGCTTACCCGGCCTTGGTGGGAGCGTCCTCTAAGCGTCGGCGAGCTTCAGAGATCTGGCCAATCACAGGACTTCCTCTCTCCCCGGAAAGCCAATCATCACCCGTGTCTCCGCCTCAGTAACAGCCTGGCTGGAACCAATGGGAGTAAGGTTAGCCCGGCAGTCAGCCGcctggggaggaggggcagcTGAGCCGGTCAGACAGGATCGCCGGGTGACCCCGATGTGACCCCGGCAGCTCCCACCAAGGGTCCCATCTCGGATGTGATACCCGGGCTAGCATGGCAACAGCTACAAGCAGGTGGGCTAAGCAAGACACGCAAGGGTGAAGACGGTGAGTCGCACGCTTGGGCAAGCCTGGGGGATGGC
Proteins encoded in this region:
- the Kdm6b gene encoding lysine-specific demethylase 6B isoform X2, translating into MHRAVDPPGARTAREAFALGGLSCAGAWSSCPPHPPPRGAWLPGGRCSASIGQPPLPAPLPTSHGSSSGHPNKPYYAPGTPAPRPLHGKLESLHGCVQALLREPAQPGLWDQLGQLYESEHDNEEAIRCYHSSLRYGGNFSELGPRIGRLQQAQLWNFHTGSCQHRAKILPPLEQVWNLLHLEHKRNYGAKRGGPPVKRAAEPPVVQPVPPAALSGPSGEEGLSPGGKRRRGCSSEQTGLPPGLPLPPPPLPPPPPPPPPPPLSGLATSSPFQLAKPGLWSTLHGDAWGPERKGSAPTERQEQRHSLPHPYPYPAPAYTAHPPSHRLVPATPPGPSPRPPGAESHGCLPATRPPGSDLRESRVQRSRMDSSVSPAATTACVPYAPSRPPGLPSTTSSSSSSSSNTGLRGVEPNPGIPGADHYQTPALEVSPHQGRLGSSAHNSRKPFLAAPAAAPHLSLPPGPPSSPPPPCPRLLRPTPPPAWLKGQACRATREDGEILEELFFGAEGPPRPPHLPHREGFLGPPAPRFSVGTQDSHTPTTPSTTSSSSSSNNGSHSSSSPTGPVPFPPPPYLARSMDSLPRPPSPTLSPQDPPLAPLTLALPPAPPSSCHQNTSGSFRRPESPRPRVSFPKTPEVGPGPPPGPLSKAPQPVTPGVGELPARGPRLFDFPPTPLEDQFEEPAEFKILPDGLANIMKMLDESIRKEEEQQQQEAGVVPPPPLKEPFASLQPPFPSDTVPTTTAATASATTTTTTTTTTTTTTQEEEKPPPALPPPPPLAKFPPPPQPQPQQPPLPPPANPASLLKSLASVLEGQKYCYRGTGTAVSTRTGPLPTTQYSPGPPSGATAPPPTSVVPSAQGSPQPSASSSSQFSTSGGPWARERRAGEEPAPGPVTPAQPPPPLPLPPARSESEVLEEISRACETLVERVGRSAINPVDTADPVDSGTERLMPSAQTKEESGGVVAVVATGPGSGKRRQKEHQKEHQKEHRRHRRACKDSVGRRPREGRAKAKTKTPKEKSRRVLGNLDLQSKEIQGREKARPDLGGASKAKPPTAPAPPPTPAPSAQPTPPSASVPGKKAREETPGPPGVSRADMLKLRSLSEGPPKELKIRLIKVESGDKETFIASEVEERRLRMADLTISHCAADVVRASKNAKVKGKFRESYLSPAQSVKPKINTEEKLPREKLNPPTPSIYLESKRDAFSPVLLQFCTDPRNPITVIRGLAGSLRLNLGLFSTKTLVEASGEHTVEVRTQVQQPSDENWDLTGTRQIWPCESSRSHTTIAKYAQYQASSFQESLQEEKESEDEESEEPDSTTGTPPSSAPDPKNHHIIKFGTNIDLSDAKRWKPQLQELLKLPAFMRVTSTGNMLSHVGHTILGMNTVQLYMKVPGSRTPGHQENNNFCSVNINIGPGDCEWFAVHEHYWETISAFCDRHGVDYLTGSWWPILDDLYASNIPVYRFVQRPGDLVWINAGTVHWVQATGWCNNIAWNVGPLTAYQYQLALERYEWNEVKNVKSIVPMIHVSWNVARTVKISDPDLFKMIKFCLLQSMKHCQVQRESLVRAGKKIAYQGRVKDEPAYYCNECDVEVFNILFVTSENGSRNTYLVHCEGCARRRSAGLQGVVVLEQYRTEELAQAYDAFTLAPASSSR
- the Tmem88 gene encoding transmembrane protein 88; translation: MADVPGAQRPVLSGSPEPRDPLDCWACAVLVTAQNLMVAAFNLLLLALVLGTILLPAVTMLGFGFLCHSQFLRSQAPPCTAHLRDPGFTALLVTGFLLLVPLLVLALASYRRLCLRLRLADCLVPYSRALYRRRRVPQPRQTRASPGSQAVPTPGKVWV
- the Kdm6b gene encoding lysine-specific demethylase 6B isoform X1; the protein is MHRAVDPPGARTAREAFALGGLSCAGAWSSCPPHPPPRGAWLPGGRCSASIGQPPLPAPLPTSHGSSSGHPNKPYYAPGTPAPRPLHGKLESLHGCVQALLREPAQPGLWDQLGQLYESEHDNEEAIRCYHSSLRYGGNFSELGPRIGRLQQAQLWNFHTGSCQHRAKILPPLEQVWNLLHLEHKRNYGAKRGGPPVKRAAEPPVVQPVPPAALSGPSGEEGLSPGGKRRRGCSSEQTGLPPGLPLPPPPLPPPPPPPPPPPLSGLATSSPFQLAKPGLWSTLHGDAWGPERKGSAPTERQEQRHSLPHPYPYPAPAYTAHPPSHRLVPATPPGPSPRPPGAESHGCLPATRPPGSDLRESRVQRSRMDSSVSPAATTACVPYAPSRPPGLPSTTSSSSSSSSNTGLRGVEPNPGIPGADHYQTPALEVSPHQGRLGSSAHNSRKPFLAAPAAAPHLSLPPGPPSSPPPPCPRLLRPTPPPAWLKGQACRATREDGEILEELFFGAEGPPRPPHLPHREGFLGPPAPRFSVGTQDSHTPTTPSTTSSSSSSNNGSHSSSSPTGPVPFPPPPYLARSMDSLPRPPSPTLSPQDPPLAPLTLALPPAPPSSCHQNTSGSFRRPESPRPRVSFPKTPEVGPGPPPGPLSKAPQPVTPGVGELPARGPRLFDFPPTPLEDQFEEPAEFKILPDGLANIMKMLDESIRKEEEQQQQEAGVVPPPPLKEPFASLQPPFPSDTVPTTTAATASATTTTTTTTTTTTTTQEEEKPPPALPPPPPLAKFPPPPQPQPQQPPLPPPANPASLLKSLASVLEGQKYCYRGTGTAVSTRTGPLPTTQYSPGPPSGATAPPPTSVVPSAQGSPQPSASSSSQFSTSGGPWARERRAGEEPAPGPVTPAQPPPPLPLPPARSESEVLEEISRACETLVERVGRSAINPVDTADPVDSGTERLMPSAQTKEESGGVVAVVATGPGSGKRRQKEHQKEHQKEHRRHRRACKDSVGRRPREGRAKAKTKTPKEKSRRVLGNLDLQSKEIQGREKARPDLGGASKAKPPTAPAPPPTPAPSAQPTPPSASVPGKKAREETPGPPGVSRADMLKLRSLSEGPPKELKIRLIKVESGDKETFIASEVEERRLRMADLTISHCAADVVRASKNAKVKGKFRESYLSPAQSVKPKINTEEKLPREKLNPPTPSIYLESKRDAFSPVLLQFCTDPRNPITVIRGLAGSLRLNLGLFSTKTLVEASGEHTVEVRTQVQQPSDENWDLTGTRQIWPCESSRSHTTIAKYAQYQASSFQESLQEEKESEDEESEEPDSTTGTPPSSSAPDPKNHHIIKFGTNIDLSDAKRWKPQLQELLKLPAFMRVTSTGNMLSHVGHTILGMNTVQLYMKVPGSRTPGHQENNNFCSVNINIGPGDCEWFAVHEHYWETISAFCDRHGVDYLTGSWWPILDDLYASNIPVYRFVQRPGDLVWINAGTVHWVQATGWCNNIAWNVGPLTAYQYQLALERYEWNEVKNVKSIVPMIHVSWNVARTVKISDPDLFKMIKFCLLQSMKHCQVQRESLVRAGKKIAYQGRVKDEPAYYCNECDVEVFNILFVTSENGSRNTYLVHCEGCARRRSAGLQGVVVLEQYRTEELAQAYDAFTLAPASSSR